One stretch of Chitinophaga pendula DNA includes these proteins:
- a CDS encoding response regulator transcription factor, producing MKILVVEDEPKLCTFVCAGLSQAGHICDQAADGAKGLEAALMNDYDLILLDLMLPSMNGFEVLKNLQDFGKMVPVIIFSALSDTENVIRGLDYGAIDYLRKPFELDELLARVRTVRRRALGQSATKLQFEDVEIDLLSREVSRAGKSIPLSNREFALLEYLISNANRVVTKTQILEKVWDMNFDPGSNVIEVHLSQLRKKIDRDFDVPLIQTVVGRGYTIKGKRLK from the coding sequence ATGAAAATACTGGTAGTTGAAGATGAACCAAAGTTATGCACTTTCGTTTGTGCAGGCTTATCACAGGCTGGCCATATTTGTGATCAGGCAGCTGATGGTGCAAAAGGATTGGAGGCTGCACTGATGAATGATTATGACCTGATATTACTCGATCTGATGCTGCCTTCGATGAATGGTTTCGAAGTTTTAAAAAACCTCCAGGATTTCGGAAAAATGGTACCAGTAATTATTTTCAGCGCCCTTTCAGACACAGAAAATGTGATCAGGGGCCTGGATTACGGAGCTATCGATTACCTACGCAAACCGTTCGAATTAGACGAACTATTAGCAAGAGTACGTACAGTAAGACGCCGAGCCTTGGGCCAATCCGCTACGAAATTGCAATTTGAGGACGTTGAAATCGATCTTTTAAGCCGCGAGGTTTCACGTGCAGGAAAAAGCATCCCTTTGAGCAATAGAGAGTTTGCCTTGTTGGAGTACCTGATCAGCAACGCTAACCGGGTAGTGACCAAAACCCAGATATTAGAGAAAGTTTGGGATATGAATTTTGATCCGGGCAGTAATGTGATAGAGGTACATCTTTCCCAATTACGCAAAAAGATTGACCGTGATTTCGACGTTCCTTTGATCCAAACAGTGGTTGGTAGAGGATATACCATCAAAGGAAAGCGATTAAAATGA
- a CDS encoding arsenic transporter, with amino-acid sequence MMTTKQQTLLYAHIGDLHMPSCFFVYAIVILATAGVIIRPFKLPEFVWAVGGAILLVVSGLINPSTAWLGVTKGIDVYLFLTGMMLLAESAREEGLFDWLACHATKVSHGSGIKLFILVYIVGLVITAFMSNDATAVVLTPAVAAAMQRAKVRAPLPYLYICAFVANAASFILPISNPANLVIYGRHMPPLLAWLKLYALPSLCAVILTFVILFLTQKKAIRQPVADNIRELPLSKGARIAFAGIIGTIVVLLLASLKDWQLGLPTASAGIVTASIVMITGKKSPFKLIGNISWAILPLVAGLFVLVEALSQMGFVEGISHLLQAYAQRSPAVTGWVSGTTIAIGSNLVNNLPAGLIAGSAVATNHLPAIVKACVLIGIDLGPNLSVTGSLATILWLTELRRCGLKVSAWQFLKLGVLVMLPALFAALAALWI; translated from the coding sequence ATGATGACTACAAAACAACAAACACTATTATATGCTCATATTGGAGATTTGCATATGCCGTCTTGTTTTTTTGTCTATGCAATTGTGATCTTGGCTACAGCTGGTGTAATTATCAGACCCTTTAAACTGCCGGAATTCGTATGGGCAGTAGGCGGTGCTATCTTATTGGTTGTTTCCGGATTGATCAACCCTTCAACTGCATGGTTAGGTGTTACAAAAGGTATCGATGTATACCTGTTTCTAACAGGAATGATGTTACTTGCCGAATCTGCAAGGGAAGAGGGGCTGTTTGACTGGCTTGCTTGCCATGCCACGAAAGTTTCCCATGGTTCAGGCATAAAACTTTTCATCCTCGTTTATATAGTTGGCTTAGTGATCACTGCTTTCATGTCTAATGACGCCACTGCAGTCGTATTGACCCCTGCAGTAGCGGCTGCAATGCAAAGGGCGAAAGTTAGAGCGCCTTTACCATATTTATACATTTGCGCATTCGTTGCAAATGCCGCATCCTTCATTTTACCCATTTCTAATCCTGCAAACCTGGTTATTTATGGTAGGCACATGCCCCCGCTATTGGCTTGGCTAAAGCTCTATGCATTACCATCATTATGCGCGGTAATATTGACGTTTGTGATACTTTTTTTAACACAAAAGAAAGCAATACGGCAACCAGTAGCTGATAATATCCGGGAATTGCCGCTGTCAAAAGGAGCTAGGATCGCATTTGCGGGTATTATTGGAACCATCGTTGTTTTGCTTTTGGCATCTTTGAAGGATTGGCAATTAGGACTACCTACTGCCTCGGCAGGTATTGTCACCGCATCTATTGTCATGATAACAGGGAAAAAAAGCCCGTTTAAACTGATCGGTAATATTTCCTGGGCTATACTACCCTTAGTTGCGGGGTTATTCGTGCTGGTAGAAGCGCTCAGTCAAATGGGATTCGTAGAAGGAATTAGTCATTTATTGCAGGCGTATGCACAGCGCAGCCCAGCTGTCACTGGATGGGTGAGTGGAACAACGATAGCTATCGGGAGTAATCTGGTCAATAATCTTCCTGCAGGATTGATAGCCGGTAGCGCAGTAGCAACTAATCATCTGCCAGCAATTGTAAAGGCGTGTGTGCTGATAGGTATTGATCTTGGCCCCAACCTTTCTGTGACGGGTTCATTGGCCACTATTCTTTGGTTAACGGAACTACGGCGGTGTGGCCTGAAAGTAAGTGCGTGGCAATTTTTGAAATTAGGAGTACTGGTCATGCTTCCGGCGCTGTTCGCGGCGCTGGCGGCATTATGGATTTAG
- a CDS encoding phytoene/squalene synthase family protein codes for MNTVNIYGQVSYGCSRLITSTYSSSFSSAIRLLHADLRAQIYGIYGFVRVADEIVDSFHDYDKRALLTQFKADTYRAIEEGISTNPILHSFQQVVNRYHIGHHLIDAFFDSMFTDLDKVKWENEKQLSEYIYGSAEVVGLMCLQVFCDGNYYLVEKLRDAATALGAAFQKVNFLRDLQDDINGLGRQYFPGIDFNNFTTAQKKLVEADILADFERAAKGIHSLPEKARFGVLIAYQYYICLFQKITKIHPHRLLSRRVSVPKIKKIALVLQLLMSRLLKINRWQLSH; via the coding sequence ATGAATACAGTCAATATTTACGGACAAGTAAGTTATGGTTGCAGCCGCCTCATCACGTCAACTTATAGCAGTTCGTTTTCATCTGCCATCCGCTTACTGCACGCTGACCTAAGGGCACAGATATATGGAATTTATGGATTTGTACGGGTAGCGGATGAGATCGTCGATTCTTTCCATGACTATGATAAAAGGGCATTGCTAACGCAGTTTAAAGCCGATACCTATCGTGCGATAGAAGAGGGAATCAGTACAAATCCGATCCTTCATAGCTTTCAACAGGTAGTTAATCGATACCATATAGGCCATCATTTGATCGATGCTTTTTTTGACAGTATGTTTACGGATCTTGATAAAGTAAAGTGGGAGAATGAAAAGCAATTAAGTGAGTATATCTACGGATCAGCAGAAGTGGTAGGATTGATGTGTCTGCAGGTCTTTTGCGATGGAAACTACTATTTGGTAGAAAAATTGCGGGATGCAGCTACAGCATTAGGAGCTGCATTCCAGAAAGTTAACTTTTTAAGGGACTTGCAAGATGATATAAACGGTCTCGGCAGACAGTATTTTCCGGGTATTGATTTCAATAATTTTACGACAGCCCAAAAGAAGCTTGTGGAAGCCGATATACTGGCGGATTTCGAAAGGGCTGCAAAGGGAATTCATTCGCTTCCGGAGAAGGCACGATTCGGTGTACTGATCGCATATCAGTACTACATCTGTCTTTTTCAGAAAATAACTAAAATTCACCCTCACCGGCTTTTGTCAAGGCGGGTAAGCGTGCCAAAAATTAAAAAGATAGCGCTCGTATTACAACTGCTGATGTCAAGATTATTAAAGATTAACCGTTGGCAATTAAGCCATTAA
- a CDS encoding lycopene cyclase family protein produces MNYKEKKHFEIIIVGAGLSGIMLIWEILNRKELRDKKILLLDKYQKEQAPRTWCFWEKGPSSFDDIITKQWRIAELFAGSSHLTTDMYPYSYQMLSSERFFNRAFSIINRYSNITFKQAAVEEVIDNESKVTVVTPDDVFSADMVFDSRLPQSTIDNYDGPLLYQQFAGRFVKSQKPVFNATNIRLMDFRMMQDKKVAFCYLLPFSSTEALLEYTIFTDQIYPPTVLEKGVDDYVLEHFDDTTMVTTSKEYGVIPMGNFPSGEKNKRIIPIGTAGGCSKASSGYTFSFVRLHTLHIIDSLIANELPTSYSFFIPRRFSFYDSVLLRVLKKHPEKGQQIFFQLFKKNSIEVVIRFLHNRSTIREEISIFLNLPVLPFLKAAFAEFFFRCKLF; encoded by the coding sequence ATGAATTACAAAGAAAAAAAACACTTTGAAATTATTATCGTAGGTGCGGGCCTCTCCGGTATAATGCTTATTTGGGAAATACTTAATCGTAAAGAACTCAGAGATAAAAAAATCCTGTTACTTGACAAATATCAAAAGGAGCAGGCGCCACGCACCTGGTGCTTTTGGGAAAAAGGGCCATCCTCATTTGATGACATCATTACTAAGCAGTGGAGAATAGCAGAGTTGTTTGCGGGGTCCTCTCATCTCACAACTGATATGTATCCCTATAGTTATCAAATGTTAAGTTCGGAGCGTTTTTTTAATCGTGCATTTTCCATAATAAATAGGTATTCAAATATCACTTTTAAGCAGGCAGCGGTAGAAGAGGTAATAGATAACGAAAGTAAGGTCACAGTTGTAACGCCGGATGACGTATTTTCTGCTGACATGGTGTTTGATAGCCGTTTGCCACAATCAACTATTGACAACTATGATGGGCCGTTATTGTATCAGCAATTTGCAGGACGGTTTGTCAAATCTCAGAAACCGGTTTTTAATGCAACAAATATCCGGTTGATGGATTTCAGAATGATGCAAGATAAAAAGGTAGCATTTTGTTATTTATTACCGTTTTCTTCCACAGAAGCACTTTTGGAATATACCATTTTTACAGATCAAATATACCCGCCGACAGTGTTAGAAAAAGGTGTGGATGATTATGTGTTGGAGCATTTTGACGATACGACAATGGTGACTACAAGTAAGGAGTATGGTGTTATCCCAATGGGTAATTTTCCGTCAGGAGAAAAAAATAAACGCATTATCCCTATCGGCACTGCCGGAGGGTGCAGTAAGGCGTCGTCGGGTTATACATTTTCTTTTGTGCGATTACACACGTTGCACATAATAGATTCACTTATAGCAAATGAACTGCCAACGTCCTACTCTTTCTTTATTCCCCGAAGGTTCTCTTTTTATGATAGTGTATTATTGCGTGTTCTGAAAAAGCATCCGGAAAAAGGACAGCAGATTTTTTTTCAACTTTTTAAAAAGAATAGCATAGAAGTGGTTATAAGATTTTTGCATAACCGGTCAACTATTCGTGAAGAGATATCGATTTTTTTAAATTTACCAGTTTTACCTTTTCTAAAGGCTGCGTTTGCAGAATTTTTTTTCCGATGTAAGCTATTTTAG
- a CDS encoding phytoene desaturase family protein, producing the protein MHVSIIGAGIAGMVSACYLRKEGYNVTVIDKNDLPGGRARSFSAAGFQFDMGPSWYWMPDVFENFFADFGRKSSDYYNLIRLDPSYQVYFDNKSIKVPAGAEAVADLFEQMEEGAGRRLERFLSDAKTKYDIGMNRFANRPSLNFSEYLSTDTMSAISKLQLLRSMKGHVSRYFRHPLLRQIMQFPVIFLGAMPSHIPAMYSLMNHADTGLGTWYPNGGMYKIVEAVFELATLLGVQFKFGEDATSIRVEGKLATGVATTNNFYETDLVVGAGDYHYMEQLLPEASRQYSQTYWASRQMAPSCLLYYVGVKKKLPLAHHSLFFDTSFEAHASALYDHPCWPEHPLFYVCAPSVTDHSVAPEGCENLFILIPVAAGMQGDNQQLRDDYFNQTMRRLEQATGVSIADHIIYRKSYGITDFSHDYHAYKGNAYGLANTLRQTAFGKPRLKSRKVNNLIFAGQLTVPGPGLPPAFLSGKMAALTAIKHMQQVSASFPSSKLLKA; encoded by the coding sequence ATGCATGTTTCCATTATTGGAGCAGGAATAGCAGGTATGGTGAGTGCCTGTTATTTAAGAAAGGAAGGATACAACGTTACCGTAATTGATAAGAACGATTTGCCTGGTGGGAGGGCCAGGTCTTTTTCAGCAGCGGGATTTCAGTTCGATATGGGACCAAGCTGGTATTGGATGCCAGACGTTTTTGAAAACTTTTTTGCCGATTTCGGTAGGAAGTCTTCAGATTATTACAATTTGATACGTTTGGATCCTTCTTACCAGGTCTACTTCGATAATAAATCTATTAAAGTACCTGCTGGAGCTGAAGCTGTTGCTGATCTGTTTGAACAGATGGAGGAGGGAGCTGGCAGAAGGCTTGAAAGGTTTCTTTCAGATGCAAAAACCAAATATGACATTGGAATGAATCGATTCGCAAACAGGCCTTCGCTTAATTTTAGTGAATATCTGTCAACTGACACGATGTCCGCAATAAGCAAACTGCAGCTGTTGAGGTCGATGAAAGGACATGTAAGCCGGTATTTTCGCCATCCGCTGTTAAGACAGATTATGCAGTTCCCGGTGATCTTTTTGGGTGCGATGCCTAGTCATATACCTGCCATGTATAGTTTGATGAATCATGCCGATACAGGTTTAGGCACATGGTATCCCAATGGAGGGATGTATAAGATTGTAGAAGCCGTTTTTGAGCTTGCCACACTGCTGGGTGTACAGTTTAAATTCGGAGAGGATGCAACCAGCATCAGGGTTGAGGGCAAGCTGGCTACAGGTGTGGCTACCACCAATAATTTCTACGAAACTGACCTGGTGGTAGGTGCGGGAGACTATCATTATATGGAGCAATTACTGCCAGAAGCGTCAAGGCAATATTCTCAGACGTATTGGGCAAGTCGCCAAATGGCACCCTCCTGTTTATTATACTATGTCGGTGTAAAAAAGAAACTACCATTAGCGCATCATTCCCTATTTTTTGATACTTCATTTGAGGCCCATGCAAGCGCATTGTATGATCACCCTTGTTGGCCCGAGCATCCATTATTTTATGTGTGCGCGCCCTCAGTAACAGATCATTCGGTTGCGCCGGAAGGATGCGAAAATTTGTTTATCCTGATTCCGGTTGCAGCGGGAATGCAAGGAGATAACCAGCAACTGCGTGATGATTATTTCAATCAGACAATGCGAAGGCTGGAGCAAGCAACGGGAGTATCGATAGCTGATCATATTATTTACCGGAAAAGTTACGGCATTACAGATTTTAGTCACGATTATCATGCGTACAAAGGGAATGCATATGGCCTTGCCAATACCTTGCGCCAAACGGCATTCGGAAAACCACGCCTCAAAAGCCGTAAAGTAAATAACCTCATTTTTGCAGGCCAATTGACCGTACCTGGCCCTGGTTTACCGCCTGCCTTTCTTTCCGGAAAAATGGCTGCATTGACCGCAATAAAACATATGCAGCAGGTATCCGCATCCTTCCCATCCTCAAAATTGTTGAAAGCATGA
- a CDS encoding winged helix DNA-binding protein: MKILPEIDRFEKEHEGEELDLNKFSQWLYANKEQSEKQPTYTSPLKWHGQGKGGKAHFTASNLLTAISRYKNNYVKLALEGSPFETYDEFAFVLSLVFIGPCTQTALIEKHIQLKPTGVEIIKRLIKKKLIIQSAGENDRRSKILSVTPSGRASFHTSLTKINLVTDLMMSPLNEEEKLLLLQLLQRLDTPHRQIFNESKKITLDYLQAYFNHPLSS; encoded by the coding sequence ATGAAGATCTTACCAGAAATAGATCGTTTTGAGAAAGAACATGAAGGGGAAGAATTAGACTTGAACAAATTTTCTCAATGGTTATATGCCAACAAAGAACAAAGTGAAAAACAGCCTACTTATACAAGTCCACTAAAATGGCATGGCCAGGGAAAGGGAGGAAAAGCTCATTTTACTGCCTCCAATTTATTAACTGCCATTAGCAGGTATAAGAACAATTATGTCAAATTAGCACTAGAGGGATCTCCTTTTGAGACTTATGATGAATTTGCATTTGTCCTGAGCCTTGTTTTCATCGGGCCTTGTACACAAACGGCACTGATAGAAAAGCATATTCAACTTAAACCTACCGGAGTAGAAATAATAAAACGACTAATAAAGAAGAAATTGATAATACAATCCGCCGGAGAAAACGATCGGAGAAGTAAAATTTTAAGTGTAACCCCATCGGGAAGAGCCTCGTTTCATACTTCATTAACAAAAATAAACCTGGTGACGGACCTGATGATGTCTCCACTCAATGAGGAAGAAAAATTATTACTGCTACAATTACTTCAGCGGCTGGATACTCCTCACCGGCAAATCTTTAATGAAAGTAAAAAAATTACACTTGATTATTTGCAGGCATATTTTAATCATCCTCTTTCGAGTTAA
- a CDS encoding sterol desaturase family protein, with translation MLLYLAYLLVSLGVFAFMEVIAWASHRYIMHGFLWSLHRDHHQPHHGTLEKNDWFAVIFSIPCILLFWAGMYYNNNWLNAVAAGILLYGMAYFFVHDIIVHQRIKIFSRSRNKYVRAIRWAHKMHHRHIGATQGESFGFLYVEKKYRNKIKQDDELQRKKTL, from the coding sequence ATGTTGTTATATCTAGCTTATTTATTGGTCAGTTTAGGGGTTTTTGCCTTCATGGAAGTTATTGCGTGGGCCTCACATCGGTATATTATGCATGGTTTTTTGTGGAGCCTGCATCGTGATCATCACCAGCCACACCATGGAACATTAGAAAAAAACGATTGGTTTGCTGTCATTTTTTCCATACCCTGCATACTCTTATTTTGGGCAGGAATGTATTATAATAATAATTGGCTTAATGCAGTCGCTGCGGGAATATTGCTGTATGGAATGGCGTATTTTTTTGTTCATGATATTATAGTTCATCAGCGAATTAAAATTTTTTCCAGATCACGAAACAAATACGTAAGAGCAATCAGATGGGCGCATAAAATGCATCATCGTCATATAGGTGCGACTCAAGGTGAGTCTTTTGGTTTCTTATATGTTGAGAAAAAATACAGGAATAAAATAAAGCAGGACGATGAATTACAAAGAAAAAAAACACTTTGA